One genomic window of Arachis hypogaea cultivar Tifrunner chromosome 8, arahy.Tifrunner.gnm2.J5K5, whole genome shotgun sequence includes the following:
- the LOC112706059 gene encoding uncharacterized protein → MEGDDGKQPTHKEPCNNNSSNNNELFEQENFDYILAISLQEQEGATYTTLATMESDDDEEDDDEDDYSSLGDEDGDSEYYLESQDFEESETQFLEGEGSNYDDDDDEGEEEEMEEDEIDPDEMSYEELIELGEIIGEENRGLSENEVSSCLYPYTCKSNSDDERIDRCVVCQIEYEEGESMVALECKHPFHEDCITTWLQIKKVCPICGNEVSTNNNNTNKIMPKNE, encoded by the coding sequence ATGGAAGGTGATGATGGAAAACAACCAACCCACAAAGAACCATgcaataataatagtagtaacaATAATGAATTATTTGAGCAAGAGAACTTTGATTATATTCTTGCAATTAGCTTGCAAGAACAAGAGGGAGCAACATACACAACCCTAGCAACCATGGAAAGTGACGACGATGAAGAAGACGACGACGAAGATGATTATTCCTCTTTGGGCGATGAAGATGGCGATTCTGAGTATTATTTAGAAAGCCAAGACTTTGAGGAGTCAGAAACTCAGTTCCTTGAAGGTGAAGGAAGCAACTACGACGACGACGATgacgagggagaagaagaagagatggaagaagatgaaaTTGATCCAGATGAAATGTCCTATGAAGAGTTGATTGAGTTGGGAGAAATCATAGGAGAAGAGAATAGAGGATTATCAGAAAATGAAGTGTCTTCTTGCTTATACCCTTACACTTGCAAATCTAATAGTGATGATGAAAGAATCGATCGGTGTGTAGTTTGTCAGATAGAATATGAAGAAGGTGAATCAATGGTGGCACTGGAATGTAAGCACCCTTTTCATGAAGATTGCATAACCACATGGCTTCAGATTAAGAAGGTTTGTCCAATTTGTGGCAATGAAGTTtcaaccaataataataataccaacAAGATCATGCCTAAGAATGAATAA
- the LOC112706062 gene encoding uncharacterized protein, producing the protein MGNVIESFAQGIGNGVGKLFSSPVEFLSGKSCSSVCGPTWDFLCYIENFCVANLLRLAMVFILLYAVLLFFYLLHKLGIFGCIGRGLCKIIWACCSSYCCIWEYACAFLCAKLHKIKRRRRRRLRNTIDNRFYLATEQDYSDESISNRFPSLSRRRRDYKSSHLRKSLRVRNGDHARVEISSYRSKKHHGNNVMEHCDYKGNVHDIKVTRTSKFARKGVNRRKRILTK; encoded by the exons ATGGGCAACGTTATTGAGTCATTTGCTCAGGGAATTGGAAACGGCGTCGGCAAACTTTTTAGTTCCCCTGTTGAGTTCCTCTCCGGCAAGTCTTGTAG TTCAGTATGTGGACCAACATGGGACTTTCTTTGCTACATCGAAAATTTCTGCGTTGCCAATCTCTTGAGACTCGCCATGGTTTTTATTCTGCTGTATGCGG TTCTATTATTCTTTTATCTGCTGCATAAATTAGGCATATTCGGGTGCATTGGGCGGGGGCTTTGCAAAATAATATGGGCATGTTGTTCTTCTTATTGTTGCATATGGGAATATGCCTGTGCTTTTTTGTGTGCCAAACTGCACAAGATtaaaaggagaagaaggaggagattAAGAAACACTATAGATAACAGGTTCTACTTGGCAACTGAACAAGATTATAGTGATGAAAGTATTTCAAATCGTTTTCCATCACTTTCGCGTagaaggagagactacaagagcTCGCATTTAAGAAAATCTTTACGGGTTAGAAATGGTGATCATGCTCGAGTTGAGATTAGTAGTTATAGAAGCAAAAAGCATCATGGCAATAATGTAATGGAACATTGTGATTACAAAGGCAATGTTCATGATATTAAGGTAACTCGTACATCTAAGTTTGCTAGAAAAGGTGTCAATAGGAGAAAAAGAATTCTTACAAAGTAA
- the LOC112706061 gene encoding uncharacterized protein, whose translation MGREEGGERGKVENFFLGTLILWALSVCFQILFNNRRQLLYVVAGTVFYQGCNSLIRIFFCKQTHKDRDALFVNTSVSLLHSTITSASVVFILLRQVLINGPSGMFDHSQLVEHTWPWAFEALCFSCGYFAYDQWDMLCYHLYNGWIPSILVHHLVLLICFTLALYRNITINYLILTLVCELHSIFLHVRKVRRMSGVREAKGSFVKLEWFLNWLTFFLARTIPHILITVKLIRDAHKFGRGMELPLALFGMAGMNVLNIGLGLDLIKAFNRESKSHQTKQHHHSE comes from the exons ATGGgaagagaagaaggaggagagCGCGGGAAGGTTGAGAATTTCTTCTTAGGGACTCTCATTTTGTGGGCCCTATCCGTTTGTTTTCAGATACTATTCAATAACCGCAGGCAGCTTCTCTACGTCGTTGCCGGTACTGTATTCTACCAGGGCTGTAATTCCCTCATCCGAATATTCTTTTGCAAACAAACGCACAAAGACAGAGACGCTCTTTTCGTCAACACTTCCGTCTCCCTTCTCCATTCTACCATCACCTCCGCTTCAG TGGTCTTTATTTTGCTCAGACAGGTGCTAATTAACGGTCCGAGTGGAATGTTCGATCACTCGCAGTTGGTAGAACATACATGGCCATGGGCATTTGAAGCATTGTGCTTTTCATGTGGTTACTTTGCATATGATCAATGGGATATGCTTTGCTACCACTTGTACAATGGTTGGATCCCTTCCATCCTTGTGCATCATCTGGTTCTCCTAATTTGCTTCACTCTTGCTTTGTATCGAAATATCACCATCAACTACCTCATTCTCACTTTAGTTTGCGAG CTGCATTCAATCTTTCTGCACGTGAGGAAAGTGAGACGGATGTCCGGTGTACGCGAAGCAAAGGGCAGTTTTGTTAAGCTAGAATGGTTTCTTAATTGGTTGACATTCTTTCTGGCAAGGACTATACCTCACATTCTCATCACGGTCAAGCTCATCCGGGATGCTCACAAATTTGGAAGGGGAATGGAGCTACCACTGGCTCTGTTTGGCATGGCTGGTATGAATGTGTTGAATATTGGTCTTGGCCTTGATCTCATTAAAGCTTTTAATAGAGAGAGCAAGTCACACCAGACTAAGCAGCATCACCATAGTGAATGA
- the LOC112706060 gene encoding filament-like plant protein, whose product MNSMQTEFSGSDSDRNSDELHDEFPMGQNQSPDITSEDVASAEDVDEIARSLELTSNLRQNVKYSALEEDQNEANDDVTNINDRDLTYGLRNISEKLSAALVNVSGKEDLVKLHAEVAEEAIAGWEKAEKEVAGLKKQLEALSLRNSALDDRVAHLDAALKECVRQLRQVREEKEQNFHDAVENKTRDLESAKIELQSKLIELQSKLEASNARSQSIDLEMLHKSEILEKENMKLKHELQAQSEELEIRTIERDLSTQAAEIASKQHLESISKVAKLEAECRRLKSTACKGSAVSDHKSITSSSFCVESLTDSQSDNGERLNSAEIDACRKSGSETDKCEPSSDSWAAALIAELDQFKNDKCGQIPSSAIKIDLMDDFLEMERFAAMPEITTENFNQESVVTDQSTNGEISLGDEFDMMNRQMKELKEKLDKANVDKSELEIALMKCHEQFEASQLRLREADTKLKELQRELESANESEQMIENQLASMEAEAQSITKRVQLLEAEVDREQAMSDEIAIKCKVLEEELESKKQNEKLLFSDMKIKQEDLALAAGKLADCQQTIAALGNQLTCLAALENFKLYLNDT is encoded by the exons ATGAATTCCATGCAAACTGAATTTTCAGGGTCTGATTCTGACAGGAACTCGGATGAACTG CATGATGAATTCCCTATGGGACAAAACCAATCCCCTGATATCACATCAGAAGACGTGGCGAGTGCTGAAGATGTCGACGAAATTGCGCGTTCACTTGAACTCACCTCAAATTTAAGGCAGAATGTAAAATATAGTGCATTGGAGGAAGATCAAAATGAAGCAAATGATGATGTAACGAATATAAATGACAGAGATTTAACTTATGGTTTGAGGAACATCTCAGAGAAGCTATCTGCAGCACTTGTGAATGTAAGTGGCAAAGAAGACTTGGTTAAGTTACATGCTGAAGTTGCTGAAGAAGCCATTGCAG GTTGGGAGAAGGCTGAAAAAGAAGTTGCAGGCTTAAAGAAGCAACTCGAGGCGCTAAGTCTCAGAAATTCGGCTTTGGACGATAGAGTTGCGCATTTAGACGCCGCACTTAAGGAGTGTGTTAGGCAGCTAAGACAAGTAAGAGAAGAGAAGGAACAGAATTTCCATGATGCTGTAGAAAACAAAACAAGGGACTTAGAATCTGCGAAAATTGAACTCCAGAGCAAGCTCATTGAGCTCCAAAGTAAATTGGAAGCTTCTAATGCTAGATCTcaatcaattgatcttgagatgTTACATAAGAGTGAAATTTTGGAGAAAGAGAATATGAAACTGAAGCATGAACTCCAAGCTCAATCAGAGGAGCTTGAAATAAGGACAATAGAGAGGGATTTAAGCACGCAAGCGGCCGAGATAGCTAGCAAGCAACATTTAGAAAGCATCAGCAAAGTGGCGAAGCTTGAGGCCGAATGCCGGAGACTGAAGAGCACAGCTTGTAAAGGCTCTGCAGTTAGTGATCATAAATCCATTACATCATCCTCATTTTGTGTTGAATCTCTCACAGATAGTCAATCAGACAACGGGGAGAGGCTGAATTCGGCTGAGATTGATGCCTGCAGGAAGAGTGGCTCAGAAACAGACAAGTGTGAGCCGAGTTCTGATTCATGGGCAGCTGCGCTAATTGCAGAGCTTGATCAGTTCAAGAATGACAAGTGTGGACAAATTCCATCCAGTGCTATTAAAATTGATCTCATGGACGATTTTCTTGAAATGGAACGATTCGCTGCAATGCCTGAGATTACAACTGAAAACTTTAACCAGGAGTCAGTTGTTACTGATCAAAGTACTAACGGAGAAATCTCCCTTGGAGATGAGTTTGACATGATGAACCGTCAGATGAAAGAACTAAAAGAGAAGCTAGATAAGGCGAATGTAGATAAATCTGAGCTGGAGATAGCTTTGATGAAATGCCACGAGCAGTTCGAGGCCTCGCAACTTCGGCTAAGAGAGGCAGACACAAAATTGAAGGAGCTGCAAAGAGAGCTAGAAAGTGCCAACGAATCAGAGCAAATGATAGAAAACCAACTAGCGAGCATGGAAGCCGAGGCACAATCAATAACCAAAAGAGTTCAGTTATTAGAAGCTGAGGTTGATAGAGAACAGGCAATGTCAGATGAAATCGCAATCAAGTGTAAGGTCCTGGAGGAAGAGCTAGAAAGCAAGAAGCAAAATGAGAAATTGTTGTTCAGTGACATGAAGATCAAACAG GAGGATCTAGCACTGGCTGCAGGGAAGCTTGCTGATTGCCAACAAACAATAGCAGCTTTGGGAAATCAACTAACTTGCTTAGCAGCACTTGAAAATTTCAAGTTGTATTTAAATGACACATAA
- the LOC112704990 gene encoding uncharacterized protein gives MELINSVVAQMAELQAEVKRAFPTYLDGAALLWFSKLPAGSIASFKELARSFIDYFAAARIYIHGSDYLNTIRQGPQESLKDYMTRFIEATMEIPDLNPAVHLHALKAGLRPEKFREIIAVTKPKTLEEFRKREAGQMEIEELREADKTERRPRREDDRRPRSVSTKDLGKPFKLTPKFDNYTRFNTKREKIIKEILNAKIIKPPARTGSYQDQRFVDKSKHCAFHQKYGHTTDECVIAKNLLERLAWQGLLDKYIEGRKYKESDRNKEECQQTSASKDTNKWSNNNPPKGVINCISGDSRGEAKQPRHGSEATMQC, from the exons ATGGAGCTCATCAACTCAGTTGTGGCCCAGATGGCTGAGCTGCAAGCAGAAGTCAAGAG AGCTTTCCCTACTTACCTTGACGGAGCTGCTTTGCTTTGGTTTTCGAAATTACCTGCAGGATCAATCGCTTCCTTCAAGGAACTAGCAAGGTCTTTCATCGACTACTTTGCAGCAGCACGAATCTACATACACGGATCGGACTACCTCAACACCATCCGCCAGGGTCCACAAGAAAGCTTGAAGGATTATATGACCAGGTTTATAGAAGCCACCATGGAAATACCTGATCTAAATCCTGCCGTCCACCTACATGCCCTCAAAGCCGGTCTCCGACCCGAAAAGTTCAGAGAAATAATCGCGGTTACAAAGCCGAAGACACTAGAAGAGTTCCGGAAAAGAGAAGCTGGACAAATGGAGATTGAAGAACTCCGTGAGGCCGACAAAACCGAAAGAAGACCAAGAAGGGAAGACGACAGAAGACCAAGGTCGGTGAGCACTAAAGACCTCGGCAAACCATTCAAGCTCACCCCAAAATTTGACAACTACACCAGATTCAATACGAAGAGGGAAAAGATAATCAAAGAAATACTCAACGCCAAAATTataaaaccaccagcaagaaCTGGGAGCTACCAAGATCAGCGATTTGTTGACAAAAGCAAACACTGTGCCTTCCACCAGAAGTATGGTCACACAACCGACGAGTGCGTGATTGCCAAAAATCTCCTAGAAAGATTAGCTTGGCAGGGCCTCCTAGATAAGTACATCGAAGGAAGGAAGTATAAGGAGAGCGACAGGAACAAAGAAGAATGCCAGCAAACCTCGGCAAGCAAGGACACCAATAAATGGTCAAACAACAACCCACCTAAAGGGGTTATAAACTGCATATCCGGGGATTCGCGGGGGGAGGCGAAACAACCTCGGCACGGAAGCGAAGCTACCATGCAATGCTAG
- the LOC112706063 gene encoding photosystem II 22 kDa protein, chloroplastic: MMAQTMLLMSSVSTTYSMDLKKDTLLQLQNQRLRPKFSHLPFNPIPSNSLSFSPPTFTTLALFKSKTKAPPKVVKPKPKVEDGIFGTSGGFGFTKQNELFVGRVAMLGFAASILGEAITGKGILAQLNLETGIPIYEAEPLLLFFILFTLLGAIGALGDRGRFVDDDEPNTGGVIPPGKGFRSALGLKEGGPLFGFTKANELFVGRLAQLGFAFSLIGEIITGKGALAQLNIETGVPINEIEPLVLFNVAFFFIAALNPGTGKFVTDEEED, from the exons atgatgGCTCAAACTATGTTGCTCATGTCTAGTGTCTCAACTACTTACTCCATGGATTTGAAGAAAGACACTTTGCTTCAACTTCAGAATCAAAGATTGAggcctaaattctctcatctccCATTCAACCCAATTCCTTctaattctctctctttttcacctCCTACATTCACAACTCTGGCACTCTTCAAATCCAAGACCAAAGCCCCTCCTAAG GTTGTAAAGCCAAAGCCAAAGGTTGAAGATGGTATATTTGGAACTTCTGGAGGCTTTGGTTTTACTAAGCAGAACGAGCTCTTTGTTGGTCGTGTTGCCATGCTTGGTTTTGCT GCATCAATTTTGGGAGAAGCAATTACTGGGAAAGGGATTTTAGCACAATTGAACTTGGAAACAGGGATTCCAATTTATGAAGCTGAGCctcttctccttttcttcatCCTTTTCACACTGCTTGGAGCCATTGGAGCACTTGGTGACCGTGGTAGATTCGTTGATGATGATGAACCTAACACTGGAGGTGTCATTCCTCCAGGCAAAGGTTTCAGATCAGCTCTTGGTCTCAAAGAAGGAG GTCCTTTGTTTGGATTCACCAAAGCAAACGAACTATTTGTTGGAAGATTGGCTCAATTGGGatttgcattctctttaattggaGAGATTATTACAGGGAAAGGAGCACTCGCACAACTCAACATTGAGACAGGGGTACCCATCAATGAAATTGAACCCCTTGTGTTGTTCAATGTTGCTTTCTTCTTCATTGCTGCTCTCAATCCTGGAACTGGTAAATTTGTCACAGATGAAGAGGAAGATTAG
- the LOC112706064 gene encoding uncharacterized protein At4g08330, chloroplastic-like, which yields MPSISDARSTSHRDVRYSCGSCGYELNLSSSNRDISTIGSKYGKSMKRGIITFSNVDDDRFGHVDEIECAPHLSKLSWRLFRRKTKLICRKCCNHIGYAYNTSSSSIPLVSVGAAESEPSSYTKYEIRIRALQPSSSQDNNGITIVA from the exons ATGCCTTCTATTTCTGATGCTCGTTCCACTTCTCACAGGGATGTACGTTACAG CTGTGGTAGCTGCGGTTATGAGCTTAACCTATCTTCCTCGAACCGTGACATCTCAACAATCGGTTCAAAATATGGGAAATCCATGAAACGAGGCATAATAACATTCTCCAACGTCGATGATGATAGATTTGGCCATGTCGATGAAATCGAGTGCGCCCCTCACTTATCTAAACTCTCATGGCGTTTGTTCCGCCGCAAAACCAAGCTTATTTGTCGCAAATGTTGCAACCACATTGGATACGCTTATAACACTTCATCTTCATCCATTCCTCTTGTCTCAGTTGGAGCTGCTGAATCCGAACCATCAAGTTATACAAAGTACGAAATTCGAATCCGTGCATTACAACCTTCGTCTTCTCAAGACAATAATGGGATCACCATTGTTGCTTGA